AAAGCCATGGTTTCAAAAACATTTCCGTTTGCTTTTAGCAATTTTTCTGGAGTCGCCCCCATCCAAAGTCCAATTTTCGGATGAAAAAAACAATAGCTGAAAGTGGCTGGATATAGCTGAACCAAGTGCTGAAAGGTTTCAATAAAATCAAATTCAGCTAAAGGAACTTCTTCACTTCGTGATAAAACTACTTTTTTGAATTCTTCATTTTTAATGGCCTCAATTCCCTGCGCTACTAGATATTCATATTGAAATTTAGCTTCGGTATCAAAACTCAAATCGTCAATTTCAATTGGTTCAAATAAAGTTTTTTCTTTTTGAATCGTAATAATTTCCGATTCATTTTCAGGAATTAGAATGAGTTGTTTTTCATCAAAAGAAGCAAAAACAAATCCTTTTTCGCTGTAATCCGAAACGGTATTTAAAATAGTATTTTGCTGTAAAATCCCAATATAATTTTCTGTATTGGGTTTCGAATAAAGTACAAAGGGCAAATTTTGTTCTTTATGATTTTTAATTTTTAAGAAAAATGGATTCATAATTTATTCACTTTTCTTTCTATCCAAAACCATATTCGTCAACTTGCAAAGCGAAACTAGGTTTCCTGCTTCATCGGTAATTTTGATTTCCCAAAGATGAAGACTTCTTCCTTTGTGAATAATCCTAGCTGTTCCGAAAACATAACCCTCGCGAATACTTTTTAGATGATTTGCCGAAATTTCGATACCTCTTACCTCTTGTTCTTTCGGATTGATAAAAAAGAAAGAAGCCGCACTCCCAACACTTTCTGCCAAAGCTACAGAAGCGCCTCCATGCAACAATCCCATTGGCTGATGAACACTTGGGTTTACAGGCATTTTTGCAGTTAAAAAATCTTCTCCGGCATCGATATATTCTATTTTAAGCGTT
The Flavobacterium humidisoli DNA segment above includes these coding regions:
- a CDS encoding chorismate-binding protein — translated: MNPFFLKIKNHKEQNLPFVLYSKPNTENYIGILQQNTILNTVSDYSEKGFVFASFDEKQLILIPENESEIITIQKEKTLFEPIEIDDLSFDTEAKFQYEYLVAQGIEAIKNEEFKKVVLSRSEEVPLAEFDFIETFQHLVQLYPATFSYCFFHPKIGLWMGATPEKLLKANGNVFETMALAGTQKDNQKTEIVWQQKEKDEQQFVTDFIVKRLREFTASVVVSEPYSLKAGSIWHIKTDISGVLKDNSTLEEVIDTLHPTPAVCGLPKKKSKAFILENENYDRTFYTGFLGELNSTFEGNNASSDLFVNLRCMQIQEDKAILYMGCGITKESIPEKEWEESVNKSVTMKRVLKK
- a CDS encoding PaaI family thioesterase is translated as MNYTKEQILARCNEFSKNTLMETLKIEYIDAGEDFLTAKMPVNPSVHQPMGLLHGGASVALAESVGSAASFFFINPKEQEVRGIEISANHLKSIREGYVFGTARIIHKGRSLHLWEIKITDEAGNLVSLCKLTNMVLDRKKSE